The Cydia pomonella isolate Wapato2018A chromosome 20, ilCydPomo1, whole genome shotgun sequence genome contains a region encoding:
- the LOC133529315 gene encoding uncharacterized protein K02A2.6-like, with protein MAENNIKPPKQFIINSNEDVAKAWRLWLQQFEWYAIATNLEEKKPAVQVAVFMACIGPDAVVIYNTFNLSSDEKLQLQTIKDKFTNHFTPKINESYERYIFNTIIQKEGQPFDEFLTELKSKVKNCEYGTLEDSLIRDRIVIGVRSDSLREKLLAEHDLTLQKTIDLSRSAEQVKMQVKTMKQAPTVDAVTWNSQNTNIKKKEDNIKMNNKKREDKSEETFHCGRCDTIHGRRNCPAFKKICLRCNRRNHLTKCCKIKTVDSLLQNEEYDSEDGFMVSSIDTDDDVGTEDWYEPLTLPNGVTVMFKLDSGSRCNVINREIMDRTKSHLSPSTTRYLTSYSKHKMQVLGEAKLVTIIKGRQNLIKYYVVDEKVSPILGRKTCEKLNLVKRIDAITINDDLFEGIGCLKQYKYDIDLVDNPKLPICPARKIPHTIRQKVKDELDSMVEQKIIKPVTKPTPAVSPMVVVKKNDKIRLCLDPSEINKNLKRRHYPLNTLEEIAARIHGSKWFTLLDCRKGFWQLQVTPRTSDYLTFSTPFGRYSCLRMPFGLASAPEVFQQVMSSLLADLENTEVSMDDVLLHASSKDELEKTTQKVLEKLRNAGLKLNKEKCVFSTQEVKFLGHIVTSKGLKPDPEKIETITKIKRPENIKELQRFLGLITYLSKFIKNMADITSPLRQLLHKDVEWIWDQPQEEAFLKLKELLKNPPVLGFYDPQAPILLSVDASSYACGGVMIQKEKPIAYCAKSFTKTEQGYSQLEKEANAILVACKKFHNYIWGCKDLTIESDHKPLETIFRKPLTSAPPRLQRMLYQILPYNPKVTYKKGSEMYVADTLSRDCEKLNCEDVNSENLQVCAIVPFSKNRRQEIKQEIENSSELKTLKQIIQDGWPEKMEQLPDNLKKYWHYRETLSVYNNLIFKNDRVLVPISMVPLVMKQCHLGHKGIQGTIRLARDNVFWPGMTTDLVNYTKSCTACAKVQKDNPMEPIVVQTAPERPWSLVATDLFHLKGKDYILIADGYSGFFDLKELKGVTSFDIIDNLKSWFATFGIPDILLTDGEDEKKYADRGKKENKEFVTNENVMLRKGHRNWVPAKIVTEEGHRAYKVETDDGAIYKRNSWHLKPTENSIELATKDPVPGTEDPDPVGQPSPIDQSPVSVGQPSPISPAKPTLPVAGPEPQPLLTAPQPRSTRSGRLVVTPARYR; from the exons TGaaagatatatatttaataccatAATACAAAAAGAGGGCCAACCATTTGATGAATTTCTCACAGAACTTAAAAGTAAAGTGAAAAACTGTGAATATGGTACCTTAGAGGACAGCCTCATTCGTGACAGAATTGTAATAGGAGTAAGGAGCGACTCCCTTAGAGAGAAGTTGTTAGCTGAACATGACCTTACACTGCAAAAAACTATTGACCTCAGCCGCTCAGCGGAGCAAGTTAAAATGCAAGTAAAAACAATGAAGCAGGCTCCTACTGTAGATGCGGTTACCTGGAACAGTCAAAacaccaacattaaaaaaaaagaagataacATCAagatgaataataaaaaaagagaagaTAAAAGTGAAGAGACATTTCATTGTGGTAGATGTGACACTATACATGGCCGGAGAAATTGTCCTGcttttaagaaaatatgcttgaGATGTAACCGGAGAAACCATCTCACCAAAtgctgtaaaataaaaactgtggATTCACTTCTCCAGAATGAGGAATATGATAGTGAAGACGGATTCATGGTGTCATCAATAGATACTGATGATGACGTGGGTACAGAAGACTGGTATGAGCCATTAACCTTACCTAATGGAGTCACAGTGATGTTCAAACTTGATTCAGGCAGTCGGTGCAATGTTATTAATCGTGAAATAATGGATAGAACAAAATCACATCTCAGTCCGTCAACAACCAGATATCTGACATCCTATTCAAAGCATAAGATGCAAGTATTAGGCGAAGCTAAACTGGTGACTATAATTAAAGGACGGCAAAACCTTATTAAATACTATGTTGTTGATGAAAAAGTGTCACCAATTCTTGGCAGGAAAACatgtgaaaaattaaatttagtgaAGAGAATTGATGCTATTACAATAAACGATGACTTGTTTGAAGGAATTGGTTGCTTGAAACAGTACAAATATGATATTGATTTAGTAGACAATCCAAAGTTACCAATATGCCCGGCACGTAAAATTCCCCACACAATAAGACAAAAAGTCAAAGATGAGTTGGATAGCATGGtagaacagaaaataattaaaccagTGACAAAGCCTACACCAGCTGTTTCACCTATGGTTGTGGTAAagaaaaatgacaaaataaGACTTTGCCTAGATCCCtcagaaataaacaaaaatttaaaaaggaGACATTACCCACTTAATACTCTTGAGGAAATTGCTGCCAGAATTCATGGCTCTAAATGGTTCACACTGCTAGACTGTAGAAAAGGCTTTTGGCAACTACAAGTGACACCCCGCACATCAGATTATCTCACATTTAGTACACCCTTTGGAAGATATTCTTGCTTAAGAATGCCCTTCGGCTTAGCATCAGCTCCAGAAGTCTTCCAGCAAGTTATGAGCTCACTCTTAGCGGACTTGGAAAATACAGAGGTATCAATGGATGATGTACTTCTACATGCTTCCAGTAAGGATGAATTAGAGAAGACTACACAGAAAGTACTGGAAAAGCTTAGGAATGCAGGTCTCAAACTCAATAAAGAAAAGTGTGTATTTAGTACACAAGAGGTCAAATTTCTGGGCCACATAGTAACTAGCAAAGGCTTAAAGCCCGACCCAGAAAAAATAGAAACCATCACAAAAATTAAGAGACCAGAAAATATAAAAGAACTGCAACGGTTTCTAGGTTTAATCACCTACTTatcaaaattcataaaaaatatggcAGATATTACCAGCCCCCTAAGACAATTATTACACAAAGATGTAGAATGGATTTGGGATCAACCACAAGAAGAAGCGTTCCTCAAATTAAAAGAGCTGTTAAAAAACCCACCTGTTCTGGGATTTTATGATCCTCAAGCACCTATTTTGCTCTCTGTTGACGCTAGTAGTTATGCCTGTGGTGGTGTAATGAttcaaaaagaaaaacctattgCTTACTGTGCTAAATCTTTCACTAAAACTGAGCAAGGCTACAGTCAATTGGAAAAAGAAGCCAATGCAATCTTAGTGGCTTGTAAAAAATTCCATAACTATATCTGGGGTTGCAAGGACTTAACAATAGAATCTGATCATAAACCTTTAGAAACAATTTTCAGAAAACCACTTACCAGTGCACCACCAAGACTGCAAAGAATGTTATACCAGATTTTGCCATATAACCCCAAAGTGACATATAAAAAGGGTTCGGAGATGTATGTAGCTGACACTTTGAGTCGAGATTGTGAAAAGCTAAACTGTGAAGATGTTAACTCAGAAAACTTGCAAGTATGTGCCATCGTGCCATTTTCAAAAAATCGAagacaagaaatcaaacaagaAATTGAGAATAGCAGTGAGTTGAAGACcttaaaacaaattatacaagATGGGTGGCCTGAAAAAATGGAGCAATTACcagataacttaaaaaaatactggcACTATAGAGAAACGCTCAGTGTATATAACAACCTCATTTTCAAAAACGACAGGGTACTAGTACCCATATCAATGGTACCACTAGTGATGAAACAATGCCACCTGGGTCACAAAGGTATTCAAGGCACTATAAGGCTCGCCCGAGACAACGTATTTTGGCCAGGTATGACTACGGATTTAGTAAATTACACGAAATCTTGTACAGCATGTGCAAAAGTACAAAAAGATAATCCAATGGAGCCTATTGTTGTACAAACAGCACCAGAACGCCCCTGGAGTCTTGTGGCAACGgatttatttcatttgaaaGGCAAAGACTATATATTGATAGCAGATGGCTACTCAGGATTCTTTGACCTTAAAGAACTGAAAGGAGTTACCAGCTTTGACATAATTGATAATCTGAAATCTTGGTTTGCAACATTTGGAATTCCAGACATACTATTGACTGATGGTG aagACGAAAAGAAATATGCAGACAGaggaaaaaaggaaaataaagagTTTGTTACTAATGAAAACGTGATGCTACGAAAAGGTCATCGAAACTGGGTCCCAGCAAAAATAGTGACAGAAGAAGGTCACCGAGCCTACAAAGTAGAGACTGATGATGGTGCAATTTATAAAAGGAACTCCTGGCACTTAAAACCGACAGAAAATTCTATAGAGCTGGCCACAAAAGATCCAGTGCCAGGAACAGAAGATCCAGACCCTGTCGGACAACCGTCACCTATAGACCAGTCACCAGTCTCTGTAGGACAGCCGTCACCTATATCACCAGCAAAACCCACACTTCCCGTGGCGGGTCCAGAACCACAGCCGCTACTGACAGCTCCTCAACCTCGAAGTACTCGCAGTGGGCGGTTAGTGGTCACGCCTGCTAGATATCGCTGA